One genomic region from Bacillus rossius redtenbacheri isolate Brsri chromosome 6, Brsri_v3, whole genome shotgun sequence encodes:
- the LOC134532854 gene encoding A-kinase anchor protein 14-like isoform X1, producing MFHRHSIEFDECEAYLNVQTYAEFLVTNVVQDAVLISLRNCARPIVEDILEEALDRVTGKYFEDPKSKYRRSTNVKYLPYVITSQEDEYYRNIKWPTNSEFSVECGEQKIEEFINTWNRGEEWLYCIDFVFQSCDSGSNYYLYEVKWSIPTQAYPIPQAVASVFFTIEVSKIKPGIYPVQVTYAFEGHQFVHKPGETDFCEDFLQNIIDSKIKFIKQINF from the exons atgtttcatagacaTTCAATTGAATTTGATGAATGTGAGGCATATTTAAATGTTCAAACGTATGCTGAATTCTTAGTTACAAATGTTGTACAAGATGCTGTATTGATAAGTTTAAGAAATTGTGCCAGACCTATAGTAGAGGATATATTAGAGGAGGCATTAGATCGAGTTACAGGAAAATACTTCGAAGATCCTAAAAGTAAGTATCGAAGATCTACAAATGTTAAGTATTTACCATATGTCATAACTTCCCAAGAAGATGAATACTACAGAAATATTAAGTGGCCTACTAATTCAGAATTCTCGGTTGAATGTGGAGAGCAGAAAATAGAAGAATTCATAAATACCTGGAATCGCGGAGAAGAATGGTTATACTGCATAGATTTTGTTTTCCAGTCTTGTGACTCAGGTAGTAACTACTACTTGTACGAG GTGAAATGGAGTATTCCCACACAAGCCTACCCAATACCACAGGCAGTGGCATCTGTTTTCTTCACAATAGAAGTATCAAAAATCAAGCCTGGTATATATCCTGTACAG GTCACATACGCATTTGAAGGCCACCAATTTGTTCATAAACCTGGGGAGACAGATTTCTGTGAAGACTTTCTCCAGAATATAATTGacagcaaaattaaatttattaaacagatCAACTTCTAG
- the LOC134532854 gene encoding A-kinase anchor protein 14-like isoform X3 → MAVLVKWSIPTQAYPIPQAVASVFFTIEVSKIKPGIYPVQVTYAFEGHQFVHKPGETDFCEDFLQNIIDSKIKFIKQINF, encoded by the exons ATGGCTGTGTTG GTGAAATGGAGTATTCCCACACAAGCCTACCCAATACCACAGGCAGTGGCATCTGTTTTCTTCACAATAGAAGTATCAAAAATCAAGCCTGGTATATATCCTGTACAG GTCACATACGCATTTGAAGGCCACCAATTTGTTCATAAACCTGGGGAGACAGATTTCTGTGAAGACTTTCTCCAGAATATAATTGacagcaaaattaaatttattaaacagatCAACTTCTAG
- the LOC134532854 gene encoding A-kinase anchor protein 14-like isoform X2 — MADIWHHSPVVMVKWSIPTQAYPIPQAVASVFFTIEVSKIKPGIYPVQVTYAFEGHQFVHKPGETDFCEDFLQNIIDSKIKFIKQINF, encoded by the exons ATGGCAGATATCTGGCATCATTCACCTGTCGTCATG GTGAAATGGAGTATTCCCACACAAGCCTACCCAATACCACAGGCAGTGGCATCTGTTTTCTTCACAATAGAAGTATCAAAAATCAAGCCTGGTATATATCCTGTACAG GTCACATACGCATTTGAAGGCCACCAATTTGTTCATAAACCTGGGGAGACAGATTTCTGTGAAGACTTTCTCCAGAATATAATTGacagcaaaattaaatttattaaacagatCAACTTCTAG